GGGCATGGCGGTAGCTTCCTCGCCGCCCACCGTCGCGGTAGCGAAGGCGGCGCCGGCACCCATCATCAGACCCATGAGACCCATCATCAGCATCTTCTTCATAGGAGCTCCCTGCGCGTGGACCGGGTCGGAACTCGGGACGGGGGCCACGCCTGCTCCGTCCCATGGCGACTGTACAGACAGTCATCAATAGCGAGGAAGCCGGATTTCTGATTGAGATGGACTGGCCGGCGTTCGACGCTTGCTGTCCGTCTATCTTGTGAAATTCAAGACCGGGTGAAGCAATCGCTGCCGCGTGGCGCTCAAGGCGAGTGACACGAGAAGATGAGCGGCGCGAGTGCGCCCTTCACCTGGTACGAGAACGAGTGGCTACCATCACCGGAAGCCCACTCGATTTCGGGCTGGGCCTTGAGCCAGGCCACCGTGGCTTCAATCTTCTCGCAAGGGTCCTTCCGGGCGTCCAGGAGCTTGCGCTGGAAGGACTGCATCCGCTCGTGGGCCTCTTCAATCTGCCGCCGCTCCTCGGCCACCTGCTCCGGTGTGACGACCTCCACCTCTTCCGGCGGGCCCAGCACGACGCTCCCATCGGGGAACCGCACCTCCAGGGCCAGCCGCACGGTGCGGGGCTCCTTCGTGTCCAGCTCGACCTGGAACGTCTGGTCGGAGGACTCATCCTCCGGCACCTTCTCCTTGCCGAACCGCCGGGAGACCTTCCCCTTCGCATCGAGCTCCACCAGGGTGGCCTCGGAAGGGCGGGGGATGACGTTGCCCAGGTAGACCCTCAGCTCGACGTTCCCCTTGGCGCCCACGGCGAGCTGCCCGGGGCGGAGGGTGTCTCCGGGCCGCTCCAGCACCAGCAGCGAGAAGTCTCCACGGAGGTCTTCATCGCCGGGAGCCGGCTCCTGCTTGCACTCCACTGCCAGCGTCGCGGTGAGCTTCGTCTTCTGGACGGGGACACCCTTGCAGTACATGTCCGCGACGAGCGGGACGGTGAGCGAGGAGGTCTTGGAGGTGCAGGCCCGGGTCACCGCGGCGGGCTTCCAGAGCGGAAGGTCGACTTCGAAGCGGGCGTTGTACTCAGCGAAGCCCGGCTTGCGTGTGAAGGTCCGGGGCAGGCCGGGCGTGGTGCCGCGCAGGACCACCTTCTCGAGCGTCCGCTGGCAGTTCGCATCGAGGGTGGCACGGGCGTAGACCCACGCGGGCGTGGCGCCGCCGCCATCCACCTCCTTGAGCTTGCCGCCCACGACGTGTGCCGTGGCTCCCTGCTCGAGCCTGAGCGCGGGCTTGGGCTGGGGCTCCGAATCCGAATTGTAGTAGCTCCCCAGGCGCGCCATGTACCGCGCATGCTGCCTGGGCGTCAGCCGAAGGAGCTGCTCGGGTGGAAGGGGAATGACGGGGAACTCCTCGGCCGGGGGGCGGTCCTTCCGGGCGAGCTGCATCTCTGCTTGCTTCTCGCCCACGCGGACCGTGAGCCAGAGCGGCTCCTCCCACGCGGGCATGAGCGCGTCGTGCAGGTCGGTCTCGTTGAGCTCGGTGATGGGCTTGCGCGCGAAGAGCCGCATGGGCGAGTTGATACGCTCGATTCGCATCCCGGGCGCAAGCCCCACCTTCGCGGCGACGCTGCCCTTCTTCACCTTCTCCACCGTCACCTGCTCGCCGTCTGACCGGGCGGAGAAGCCCAGGGGCTCGATGGTGACGGAGAAGGGCGTTGCCGCGAGCAGCGCGCTCGTCATGACAGCCAGGAACATGGGGTGTGGGCCTCCGGGTGGTATCGTCGCAGATGCACACCCTCCGGGGAAATGCGGGCGGCTCAGGGGATGACGATGTGCGAGTGCATGCCGAGCCCGTCATACGGCGTGGCGCCGCAGCGGGCATGGGCCCAGTCGCCATTCACCGCCGAGCAGATGCGGAAGGCCTGGATGTTGGAGTACGGCACGTTGATGCCGGGCGTGTCGCAGCGTCCCTGGTACGTCCACGAAAGGCTCTTGTTGACGGAGGTGACGCCGATGCACGGGCCAATCCACGCGCCGGTGTCGCGCCGCTGCACGTCGATGGAGTACTGGGCGGGCGTCTCCTCCTCGCTCCAGTTCAGGTCCACGAAGGGCGTGTAGCCGCCCGGCAGGGACAGGGCCACGTCGTCAGAGATGCCGTCATAGGGCGTCTCGACGAAGGGGCCCCAGACATTGTTGTTCGAATAGAAGATGCGGAAGGCGGCGATGTCTCCCTTCGTCACCACGCGGTCCCCGGCGCTGCGGCAAACGCCGTCGAAGACAGTCTTGTTGGACTGCCCGAGGACGCCCACGGCCAGGCATGGGCCAACCACAGACCCGTCGCGCAGCACGACGTCGAGCGAGTAGCTGTAGCCGGTCAGCTTGTTCCAGCGGACGTTCACCTGATTGAACGAGTGCAGCGAGCCGTCCGGCTTGAAGGCGACGCGCTGCTTGTACGTGCTGCGCGAGGTGAGGTTGCCGGCGGCGTCGAAGGCGCCGACATGGAAGACATTGAAGTACTCACCCCGGCGCTCGACGATGACGTTGTGGCCGTGGGACTGAACCAGCCTGCCGGCGGAGTTGCGCAGGGGCTGGGAGAGCCGCCGCACCGCCCGCGCCCGCGTGAGCTGGGGAATGGAGTCACCCATGATGTAATACATGGCGTACTGGCTGTTGTACCAACCGCCACTGAGGAGCAGGTAGTACAGGCCATTGCGCTTGAAGACCTCGGGGGCCTCGTTGATGCCTTCCTCGTAGGCCGGGGTCGCGAACACCGCCGGGCCCGCGTGGTTGTAGACGGTGCCGGGGGCCGCGGTGTTGAAGGAGGAGATGTTGTTGCCCCGGTCGAACCAGACATAGAAGAACCAGCGCCCCGACGTGTCGTTGTACGTGGCCGAGTCGATGCGGATGTTCCGGTTGCAGCCCTGCGGCAGGCAGCCCGTGGCGGTGGAGGTGCGCGGCCACGTCGTGTTGGCATTGATGGGCTGGGGCGCGCCGAAGTGGAGGTTCAAGTCTGGCGCGGTGGCCACGAAGGTCGTCACGTCCTGGCCGGACGGAGGGCACGGTGCGCCGTTGGGCACCCGGTGGGCGGAGAAGTAGAGCTGGTAGGCCCCGTTGTACTTGCCGAGGTCCGGCGCCCACAGGAAGCAGTAGTCGTGGACGGGGTCGGCCACCGACGGGTCATAGGAGCGCTTGAGCTGGAAGCTCGTCAGGTCGCGCGTCTCGTAGATGGGCAGCTGCCAGCCATTGCCGGTGCCGGACAGGAAGAACAGGTCGTCGTGTTCCTTGTAGACGTCCGGGTCCGCCAGCCCCGGCACGAGCAGCGTGCGTCGCCCGTAGTCGCCACCGCGCGTGGCGCAGGCGGGGCCCGTGAAGCCCTCGTCACAGATGCAGCGCGCGGTGCCAGCCTCGTCCCGGCAGACGCCGTGGCCGCTGCAGGTGACGCCGTCGCAGACCCCGGCGAGCTGCCGTGGCATCGAGTCCCGCTCCAGCGAGGGCTCGGGCTCCAGGGGCTGTCCGTCTCCACATCCGGCGATGGAGGTGGACAGGGTGGCCAGCAGCACGACGACACGGGCGCTCTTCATGAGTTCTCTTCCCTCCTGGCTTCATCGTCGCAGTTAGGGGAGAGCGTAAAAAGCTCGATTTACTGGAGTTGAGAGCTCACCCATGGTGGTGCGCGGGTAGCCCCCGCGGCTGAAGCGCCAGCCAGCGACTGGACCCGCCCGGGCTGCCGGGGCCGACTCCTGCGCCGGCTCGGCCATCTTCACAAGTGCGCGCGCCCGTCCCTGACACGTGGGCACTTACGCTGAAAGAGGCACATTCATCATGCGAACACACGATGTCAGGACCGGGGCTCTGGGATGGCGCCGGACGGGGTTGTTGCTGGGCACGCTCACCCTCACGGCCTGGGGAGGCGCTTCGGAAGCCGCGAGGCCCGCGCAGCCTCTGGAGGTCACCTTGAGTACGGGCTCCAGCCTGACCCTGAATGACAGCTGCGAGCAGGACCCCGGGCCCACGTGGTCCACGCCATCCTTTGCCTCCGGGGCCGAGGTGGCCTCGGATGGAACCCGCTCTCTCGTGGTCTGGCGGGATGGGAGCCGGCCGGGAGAGCTCCTCGCCGCGCGCGTGTCGAAGGGCGGCAGGCTGCTCGACCCGGAATCCCTCACGCTCAATCCCTCTCCCTCGGTCCAGGCAGGAGCCCCCGCCGTCGCCTACGATGGCAGGCAATTCCTCGTCGTCTGGCAGGGAGAGCACTCCCTGTTCCTGGCCCGGGTGAAGCCGGATGGGACGGTGGACGGTCCGGTGCTGCCCATCGTGAACATCAGCGGAGACCCGTCCTCCACGCCTGGCATTGCCTGCACCTGGCGCAGGTGTCTCGTGGCCTGGTCCGACTTCGGGGACCCCCGGAGGATTCGCGGAGTCCTCGTGAAGTCTCACGACACCGGGGTGCGCACCCAGGAGCTCACCCTCGCATCCGATGCGGTGGCGCTCTCCTCGTTCGGCGTCCCGGTGGCCTGGTCCGACAACCGGTTCCTCGTCGCCTGGAGCGACACTCGCTTTGGCGACACCACCCCGAAGCTCCTCGCCACCCGCGTGACGAGCGATGGGGCCGTGCTCGACCCGACGGGCATCCTCATCTCGGACACCCCCGGGGCGCAGACCTGGCTGGACGTCGTCGGCACGCAGCAGGGCTTCTTCGTCGCCTGGAGCGATACGCGCCATGGCACCCGGGATTTGTTCGGGACGTTCGTGAGGCCCAATGGCTCCGTACCCGATGCGGATGGCTTCCTCCTCTCCTCGACGGACCCTGGCGATGACGTCCTTCCCTCGCTCGCTTCGGACGGACAGCGGGTGCTCGCGACCTGGAGCCGGGTGGGCCCGGACCGCTTCTCCATCCGGGGCAACCTCGTGAAGCCTGATGGGACGGTGTCCACGCTGGACGGGTTCCCGCTCTCGGACGGCGACTTCGTCCGCGAAGTGGAGCAGGACGTCGTCTTCCAGGATGGGCAGTACTTCATGGCCTACAGCGCCGCGCCCGCCATCGACGAGCCTCCCTTCCAGGTCATCCTCGGCACCCGCGTGAGGTCGGATGGCACCCGCGTGGATGACCCCGCCGTGCGCATCTCGCATTCACCCTCGGTCGAGAGCGCGCAGCAGCAGTAGAAGTCGGGCAGCCTGGGGCCCCCTTGTCTGGCGACAGATGCATGGCCAATCGCGGGGCCCCGCGGTTGGCATGCATTGTCCCTGCCCGGCTATCCTGCTCACGACATGAATGCTCCCAGGGCTCCCCAGCAGGGCAGTGGCTTCTTTCCCGGCGCGGTCATCGGCGGCGTGCTTGGCTTCCTCGTCATGGCGCTGGTGCTCGGCGTGGGCGGCTACGCGTATGTGAAGAAGCGCGCGAATGACGCCCGGCGGGGATGGAATCTGGTGCCCGTGGTCGTCGCGGCCCAGGACATGCCCGAGGACACCCTCGTCACGTTCGAGGGCCTCTCCCAGCGCTCGGTCCCGGAGCAGTTCGTGACCACCTCGGTGGTCAAGCCGGACAGCGCCAGCTACATCGTGAACCAGCGCCTCAACGTGTCCGTGCAGGCCGGCGACCCGATGCTCTGGACCCACTTCGATACGAAGAAGCGGGCCCCCTTCCTCGTGGCGGCGAGGGACATCCCGGTCGGCGCGAAGCTGACGGAGGCGGACATGGTCCCCAAGGGGCTGGACTCGGAGCTCGTGACACCGTCCTACGTGAAGGAGTCCGAGCGCCCGCAGGTGGTGGGCCGCCCTGTCATTGCCGCCTTCCGCAAGGGCGACCCCATCCTCTGGACCCACTTCAGGAACGAGCCGCCGCCCGTCACTGGCGCCACGGCTCCGTAGTCGGACCGTTGCCTACCGCGTCCCGGCCGGTGCCGTCGTGTCCAGGAACGCCTTGAGCTCCGGCAGCACCTGCTCGGGATGTTCCTGGTGGGGGCTGTGCCCGGCGTCCACGCGCATCAGCCGCGCCTGGGAAAACCGCCGCGAGGCCTCCTCCGCGAGCGACACGGGCACGACGTCCTCCTTCTCCCCCCACACGAGCAGCACCGGCACCTTCACCTCACCCAGCCGCTCCCGCCGGTGGAACACGGGGCCCGTCACCGGCACCAGCGTGTTGAACGCGCGCGCCGCCGCGTCCCTGCCGCCGGGCACCGCGACCAGCTCGTACTCCAGGGCCCCCAGCCGCTCACCCAGCGGCGTCGGCGCCGGAGGCATCAGCCGCGACCAGGCCCAAGGCCCCAGCGAGCGCGCCAGCCGCTCCGGCCCCGCGCGGAAGAACAGCCGCGCCTTGCGCTCCATGTCCGGCCCCAGCCCCATCGCCCCCACCAGCACCAGCCGCTCCACCGGCACCCGGCCGCGCAGCGCCAGCTCCAGCCCCACCAGCCCGCCCAGCGAGTGACCCACCACCGACACCGGCCCGGGGGCCAGCTGCTCCAGCAGCGCCTCCACCGGCTCGGTGAAGAAGCGCACCCCGTCCTCGGCCGTAGTCACCTTGCCCTCGGGGGCCGAGGACATTCCGAAGCCGGGCAGGTCCACCGCCAGCACCCGGTGCCCCCGGGCCAGCGCCGTCAGGTAGACGAACCACGTGGACGCCGCCCCGCCGCGCCCGTGGAGCAGGACGACGGTGGGCCCCTGGCCTCCCTCCAGCACCCTCAGGGCCCCGCCGGACGGCAGCCAGCGCACCGTGGCCGTCACGGCCGGGGCCAGCTGCCCCAGCAGGCCGGCTTCCACGGGCCCCACGGCCGGCGCCTTCGCCGGGGCCTTCATGGCCACCTCCCGGGACGCGGGGGCCGGGCCGGCTTCCACCGGGAGTGGAACAGCGGGGGAGGGTGGGACATGGGAAATGGGACTCCAGGAGGGGCGGACGGACGCGCAACTTACTGGAATGCCCGGGCTTCTGCGGTGTTGAGCCCGATGCCCTGTAACCCCTAGGCTGCCCGCCGCCAGTCCGACACGAGGCGACATTGAACACCGATATCCGCGCGCTCACCGAACGCGTGCAGCAGGAAAGCAGCTTCGTCGAGGTCCTCAACCAGGAGACCGGCAAGGTCATCGTCGGGCAGCGCTACATGCTCGAGCGCATCCTCATCGGCCTGCTCTGCAACGGGCACGTGCTGCTGGAAGGCGTCCCCGGCCTCGCCAAGACGCTCACCGTGCGCACCGTGGCGGACTCCCTGAGCGCCACCTTCATGCGCATCCAGTTCACCCCGGACCTGCTGCCCGCGGACGTGGTGGGCACGATGATCTACAACCAGCAGGCGGCCAACTTCACCGTCCGCAAGGGGCCCATCTTCGCGAACATCGTCCTGGCGGACGAAATCAACCGCGCCCCCGCCAAGGTCCAGTCCGCCCTCCTGGAGGCCATGGCAGAGCGCCAGGTCACCATCGGCGACCAGTCCTTCGGCCTGCCCTCGCCGTTCCTCGTGCTGGCCACCCAGAACCCCATTGAGCAGGAAGGCACCTACCCGCTGCCCGAGGCGCAGGTGGACCGCTTCATGCTCAAGGTGAAGGTGGGCTACCCCACGCGGGACGAAGAGAAGGTCATCATGGACCGGATGTCCGGGGGCACGTCGCCCAGGGCCCAGAAGGTCATCGGCCTGGAGCACCTGGTCCGCGCCCGCGAGCTCGTCCACCACATCTACATGGACGAGAAGGTGAAGGAGTACATCCTCAACGTGGTGTTCGCCACGCGCGAGCCCAACAAGTACGGCCTCAAGGACCTGGCGGACTACATCCAGTTCGGCGCCTCGCCGCGCGCCACCATCTCCCTGGCCCAGGCCGCCCGCGCCCACGCCTTCCTGCGCCACCGCGGCTTCGTCACCCCCGAGGACGTGAAGGCCATCGCCTTCGACGTGCTCCGCCACCGCATCGCCATGACATACGAGGCGGAGGCGGAGGAGCTCACCGCGGAGAAGATCATCCAGCGCGTGTTCGACCGCGTCGAAGTCCCCTGACGTTCCCTCGAGCCCGCCAGGCGCCCCGTGCTTCCCAAGGACCTCATCCGCCGCATCCGCAAGCTGGAGATTCGCACCCGCAAGGTGGTCTCCGACATGCTCGCGGGCCAGTACCACTCGGTCTTCAAGGGCCGGGGCATGGCCTTCTCCGAGGTGCGGCAGTACCAGCCCGGTGACGAGATTCGCATCATCGACTGGAACGTCACCGCGCGCATGAACGAGGCCTACGTCAAGGTCTTCACCGAGGAGCGCGAGCTGACGGTGATGCTCCTGGTGGACGTGTCCGCCTCCAAGGAGTTCGGCTCGAAGGAGCGCACCAAGGCGGAGATCGCCGCCGAGGTCGCCGCGCAGATTGCCTTCAGCGCGATTGCCAACAACGACCGGGTGGGGCTCATCCTCTTCTCGGACCGGGTGGAGAAAGTGGTTCCGCCGCGCAAGGGCCGCACGCACGTGCTGCGGCTGGTGAGCGACATCCTCACCTTCAAGCCGCAGGGCAGGGGCACGGACCTGGCCACGGGGCTGACGTACCTGCGGCAGGTGGCGAAGCGGAAGGCCGTGACGTTCCTCATCTCCGACTTCCAGGCGCGCGACTTCGAGAAGCCGCTGCGCCTGGTGGGCCGCAAGCACGACCTGGTGCCGGTGGTGGTGGAGGACCCGATGGAGGAGGACTTCCCGCGCCTGGGCCTGGTGGAGATGGAGGACCCGGAGACGGGAGACCGCTTCGTGGTGGACACCAGCGACCCGCGCGTGCGGGGCCGCTTCGCCCGGGCCATGCAGGCCGCGCGCGACGAGCGGCGCAAGCTGTTCAAGAAGCTGGAGCTGGACCACGTGGAGCTGCGGGCGGGGGATGACCACGGCAAGGCGCTCGCGCAGTTCTTCCGCGCGCGGGCCCGGAGGATGGCGGCGTGACGCGCCTTCTGCCCTGGGTCCTCGTGCTGTGGGTGGCCGCGGCTCCGGCATGGAGCGCGCAGCCACCGGGCGCGCCCGCCGACGAGACGGTGCAGCCCCGGGACGTCTCCGTGCGCGTGGAGCCGAAGCAGGTGCGCATCGGCGACCCGTTCACCTACGAGGTGGTCATCACCCACCCGAAGGACCACCGCTACGAGCTGGCGCTGCCCAAGGAGACGGGTGACTTCGAGGTCCTGAACCAGACGCGCCAGCGCCAGGACGGGCCGGACTCGGCCACCACGACCTTCGGAGTGCGGATGTCCGCCTTCGCGCTGGGCACGCAGCAGGTGCCGGCGCTCGCGTTCGACGTGGCCACGCCGGACGGCATGCGCAAGTTCTCCCTGCCGGGCCGCGAGGTGGAGGTGGCGTCCACGCTGCCCGCGGACGCGGACGGGCAGGGCGCGGAGCTGTTCGACTACCAGCCCCCGCAGGAGGTGCTCGTCCGCTCGTGGCGCCTGGTGCTGACGCTGCTGGGCGCGCTGGCCGCGGCCCTGCTGGCGTGGGCGCTGTGGCGCTGGTGGAAGAACCGGCCGAAGCACGTGGCGGTGGAGCCGCTGCTGCCGCTGGACGTGCGCACCCGCAAGGCGCTGGACGCGCTCAAGGCGCAGGAGCTGCCCGCGAAGGGCCACGTGAAGGACTTCTACTTCCGGCTGTCCGAAATCATCCGTGGCTACCTCGGAGAGCGCTACGGCTTCGAGGCGCTGGAGTGCACCAGCTCGGAGCTGATGGCCTCGCTGCGCCGCCTGCAGGCGCCCGGGCTGCCGGAGGACGCGCTGATGCGCTTCGTGTCCGAGTCGGACATGGTGAAGTACGCGCGCGCGGACGCCTCACCCGAGTCCTGCCGCGACTCGCTGGCCTTCGGCTACGCGCTCATCGACCAGACGTACGTTCCGCCCCCGCCCCCTCAGGCCCCCGTCAATGCCGCCGCTCCCCGCGTTCAATAACCCAGAGGCGCTCTGGGGGCTGCTGCTCGTGCCGCTCCTGCTGCTGCAGGCCTGGCGGGAGCGGCGCGCCCGCGCCACGCTGCGCTTCTCCGGCGCGCACGTCTTCGCCCGGAGCGGCAAGGGCTTCCGCACGTACCTGCTGCCCCTGCTCCCGCTGCTGCGCGCGGCGGCGGTGACCGCGGCCATCCTCGCCATCGCCCGGCCCCAGGGGCGCGACTCGCGGGTGAGGGACTTGTCGGTGGAGGGCATCGACATCGTGGTGGCGCTGGACCTGTCCACCTCCATGGAGGCCGGCGACTTCCGTCCGCAGAACCGCATGCACGTGGCGAAGGAGGTGCTCAGCGAGTTCATCGCCAACCGCGTGAATGACCGCATCGGCCTGGTGGTGTTCGCGGGCGCGGCCTACACGCAGGCGCCGCTGACGCTGGACTACGGCGTGCTGAAGGAGGTCATCAAGCAGCTGCGCACCCGCGTGCTGGAGGACGGCACGGCCATTGGCGACGCGCTGGCCACGTCGCTCAACCGCCTGCGCGACTCGGAGGCGAAGAGCCGCGTGGTGGTGCTGATCACCGACGGTGACAACAACGCCGGGAAGATTTCACCGATGGACTCGGCGAACATGGCGCAGGCGCTGAAGGTGCCCATCTACACCATCCTCGTGGGCAAGGGCGGCAAGGTGCCCTTCCCGCAGGGCACGGACCTGTTCGGCAACACCGTCTGGCGCGAGACGGAGATTCCCATCAACCCGGAGCTGATGCAGGACATCGCGGACCGCACCGGCGGCGAGTACTACCGCGCCACGGACCCGGAGCAGCTGCGGGCGGGCCTGCAGAAGGTGCTCGACTCGCTGGAGCGCTCCAAGCTGATGGAGGGCGGCGCGAGCGCCACCTACCGCGAGGAGTTCCATCCGTTCCTGCTGGCCGCCTTCGGCCTCGCCGCGCTGGAGCTGCTCCTGCGCGCCACCTTCCTGAGGGTCTTCCCGTGACGCCCGTGGAACCCTGGCGCTTCACCGTGCTCGGCTACCAGGCGGGGCTCGCCCAGCCCTTCTTCCTGCTGCTGATGGTGTTCGGCGTGCTGGCGGGCCTGCTCGCGCTGGTGGGGGCGCTGCGCCGCCGCTCGCGCGTGCGGGCGCTGCTGAACGAGCGCCACGCGGACCGCTTCACCCCCGGCGTCTCCGTGTGGCGTCCGGCCACGCAGGGCGGGCTGTACGGGCTGGGGCTGGCGCTGTTCGGCTTCGCGCTGGCGCAGCCGCAGTGTGGCACCAAGAGCGAGCTGACGAAGCGGCGCGGCATCGACGTGGTGGTGGCGCTGGACGCGTCCAAGTCCATGCTCGCGCGCGACGTGCAGCCCAGCCGCCTGGAGCGCGCCAAGCTGGAGCTGACGACGCTGCTGGACGAGCTGAAGGGCGACCGCGTGGGCCTGGTGGTGTTCGCGGGCGACGCGTTCATCCAGTCTCCGCTCACGTCGGACTACTCGGCGGTGAAGCTCTTCCTGCGCGCGGTGGACCCGGAGGTGATGCCCCAGGGCGGCACCAACGTGGGCGCGGCGCTGAAGCTGGCGAAGCAGGTGCTGGACAACGCGGACCGGGGCTCGAAGGAGCGCGTGGTGGTGCTGCTGTCGGACGGCGAGGACCTCTTCGGCGAGGTGTCCGAGTCCACCGAGGCGCTGAAGGAAGCGGGCGTGCAGGTGCTGGCGGTGGGCGTGGGCTCGGAGTCCGGAGAGCCCATCCCCGTCTATGACCGGCGGGGCGAGTTCGTGGACTACAAGAAGGACCCGGCCGGTGAGACGGTGATTACGCGGCTGGACCGGGCGGGGCTGACGGCCATCGCCGAGGGCACGGGCGGCGCGTTCTTCTACCAGCCGCGCGGCGTGGCCATGGCGCAGGTGGTGGAGCGCATCGACCAGCTGCAGAAGAGCGAGCTGGAGAGCCGGGTGACGGTCCGCTACGACGAGCGCTTCCAGACCTTCGCCATTCCGGGGCTGGTGCTGCTCGCGCTGGGCATGTTGCTGATGCCGTCCTCGCGCCGGAGGTCCTCGCCGTGAGCGCGCACGTGGAGTCTCGCGCCGCGCGCCTGCTGGCCTGGGGGCTGTTGGTGGCGCTCGCCGTGCCTTCGCCCGTGTGGGCCGCGGGGCTGCTGGAGCGCGACCACCCGCTGGTGCAGCAGGGGCGCGAGGCGTACCTGGCGGGCCGCTACGAGGACGCGCTGGCGGCCTTCGAGGCGGCGAAGAAGGAGCGGCCCAATGACCCCGCGGTGGACTTCAACCGCGCGGACGCGCTGGCCAAGCTCGGCCGCATCGACGATGCGCGCGAGGTCTTCAAGGGTGTGACGGAGTCCAACCGGCCCGACCTGCGTCAGAAGGCCTGGTACAACCTGGGCAACCTGCACGCCACCACGGGCGACCGGCAGGAGGCGCTCAAGTCCTACCGGCGGGCCCTCACGTTGGACCCGCAGGACGTGCAGGCCCGCCACAACTACGAGGTGGTGCTGCGCAACCTGCCTCCGCCGCAGCAGAAGAACCAGCCGGACGGTGGCGGGGATGGCGGGAGCGACGGAGGCAGCGACGGCGGTCGTCCGGACTCGGGCTCGGATGGTGGCCAGCAGGGGGATGGTGGCACGCCCCAGGATGGCGGCATGGATGGAGGGGCCGACGGCGGCGCGGATGGTGGCTCTGCGGACGGCGGGGCCGACGGCGGCGCGGATGGAGGCCAGGGCGGCGACGGTGGCAGCGACGGTGGCACGGACGGCGGGGCCGACGGTGGGGACCAGGGACAGCCGCAGAAGGGCGACGGCGGCAGTGACGGCGGCGCGGATGGTGGCGAGGACGACGGAGAGGGTGACCCCAAGGACGGCGGCAGCGACGGGGGCAGTGAGGGAGAATCCGACTCGGAGGAGTCCCAGGCGGACGGTGGGACGAGCCCGGCGGACCTCGACCGGCAGGAGGCGGAGCGCCTGCTGGATGCGATGAAGCAGAACGAGAAGAATCTCCAGCTCTGGCGTTTCCAGCAGAAGAAGAAGCAGAGGAAGCCGAATGAGAAGGACTGGTAGCGCCCGCGGGGTCGTGCTGGCCGTGCTCGCCCTGCTGGCCACGATGCCGGCGTGGGCGAACGACGACATCGACTTCTACCAGACGGCGGACCGCACGGAGGTGGGCAGCGATGACACCTTCCGCCTCACCGTGGTGGTGGTGGACCCGCCCTCCGACGCGCAGGTGAAGCTGCCGGAGTCGGAGGACTTCGAGGTCCTCTCCAGCTCGCGCGGCAGCCAGCGCTCCATCTCGCTGTCCGGTGGCGGCCCCGCCGTCATCCAGGACGTCACCCGCTACGTGCTGGTGATGCGGGCCACTCGCGCCGGCCGGCTGAAGATTCCGCCCGCGGAGCTGACGGCCCGGGGGAAGACGTACCGCACGCAGCCGGTGGAAATCGCGGTGAGGACGGGCCGGCTGGGCGCGCCGTCCGGGCAGTCTTCCCGGGGCAGCCAGCTGCCGGACCCGTTCGCCAACACGCCCTCGACGCGGCCGGACCCGCTCGCTGACGAGCTGGAGGAGGACGAGCCCACGATTCCGCGCGGGGACTCGGACCTGTTCCTGCGCGCGAGCCTGGACCGGGACGACGTCTACGTGGGCGAGCAGGTGACGCTGTCGCTCTACATCTACTCGCGCGTGGACCTGTCCAGCGTGGACTCCGTCACCATGCCCAAGCTGGAGGGCTTCTGGACGGAGGAGGTGGAGAGCCCCACGCAGCTGTCCGGCGAGCAGAAGATTGTCGATGGCGTCCCCTACCGGGCCTACCTGCTGCGCCGCCGCGCCATCTTCCCGGTGCGGCCCGGCGCGCTGTCCATCACCCCGGCGGAGGCGGACATCACCACCGGCTTCCTCTTCGCCGGCCACCGGGTGCACCGCGTCTCCAATGCGCTGAAGGTGAAGGTGAAGG
The window above is part of the Pyxidicoccus xibeiensis genome. Proteins encoded here:
- a CDS encoding PDZ domain-containing protein; translation: MFLAVMTSALLAATPFSVTIEPLGFSARSDGEQVTVEKVKKGSVAAKVGLAPGMRIERINSPMRLFARKPITELNETDLHDALMPAWEEPLWLTVRVGEKQAEMQLARKDRPPAEEFPVIPLPPEQLLRLTPRQHARYMARLGSYYNSDSEPQPKPALRLEQGATAHVVGGKLKEVDGGGATPAWVYARATLDANCQRTLEKVVLRGTTPGLPRTFTRKPGFAEYNARFEVDLPLWKPAAVTRACTSKTSSLTVPLVADMYCKGVPVQKTKLTATLAVECKQEPAPGDEDLRGDFSLLVLERPGDTLRPGQLAVGAKGNVELRVYLGNVIPRPSEATLVELDAKGKVSRRFGKEKVPEDESSDQTFQVELDTKEPRTVRLALEVRFPDGSVVLGPPEEVEVVTPEQVAEERRQIEEAHERMQSFQRKLLDARKDPCEKIEATVAWLKAQPEIEWASGDGSHSFSYQVKGALAPLIFSCHSP
- a CDS encoding family 43 glycosylhydrolase; the protein is MKSARVVVLLATLSTSIAGCGDGQPLEPEPSLERDSMPRQLAGVCDGVTCSGHGVCRDEAGTARCICDEGFTGPACATRGGDYGRRTLLVPGLADPDVYKEHDDLFFLSGTGNGWQLPIYETRDLTSFQLKRSYDPSVADPVHDYCFLWAPDLGKYNGAYQLYFSAHRVPNGAPCPPSGQDVTTFVATAPDLNLHFGAPQPINANTTWPRTSTATGCLPQGCNRNIRIDSATYNDTSGRWFFYVWFDRGNNISSFNTAAPGTVYNHAGPAVFATPAYEEGINEAPEVFKRNGLYYLLLSGGWYNSQYAMYYIMGDSIPQLTRARAVRRLSQPLRNSAGRLVQSHGHNVIVERRGEYFNVFHVGAFDAAGNLTSRSTYKQRVAFKPDGSLHSFNQVNVRWNKLTGYSYSLDVVLRDGSVVGPCLAVGVLGQSNKTVFDGVCRSAGDRVVTKGDIAAFRIFYSNNNVWGPFVETPYDGISDDVALSLPGGYTPFVDLNWSEEETPAQYSIDVQRRDTGAWIGPCIGVTSVNKSLSWTYQGRCDTPGINVPYSNIQAFRICSAVNGDWAHARCGATPYDGLGMHSHIVIP
- a CDS encoding SAF domain-containing protein, yielding MNAPRAPQQGSGFFPGAVIGGVLGFLVMALVLGVGGYAYVKKRANDARRGWNLVPVVVAAQDMPEDTLVTFEGLSQRSVPEQFVTTSVVKPDSASYIVNQRLNVSVQAGDPMLWTHFDTKKRAPFLVAARDIPVGAKLTEADMVPKGLDSELVTPSYVKESERPQVVGRPVIAAFRKGDPILWTHFRNEPPPVTGATAP
- a CDS encoding alpha/beta fold hydrolase — encoded protein: MKAPAKAPAVGPVEAGLLGQLAPAVTATVRWLPSGGALRVLEGGQGPTVVLLHGRGGAASTWFVYLTALARGHRVLAVDLPGFGMSSAPEGKVTTAEDGVRFFTEPVEALLEQLAPGPVSVVGHSLGGLVGLELALRGRVPVERLVLVGAMGLGPDMERKARLFFRAGPERLARSLGPWAWSRLMPPAPTPLGERLGALEYELVAVPGGRDAAARAFNTLVPVTGPVFHRRERLGEVKVPVLLVWGEKEDVVPVSLAEEASRRFSQARLMRVDAGHSPHQEHPEQVLPELKAFLDTTAPAGTR
- a CDS encoding AAA family ATPase — translated: MNTDIRALTERVQQESSFVEVLNQETGKVIVGQRYMLERILIGLLCNGHVLLEGVPGLAKTLTVRTVADSLSATFMRIQFTPDLLPADVVGTMIYNQQAANFTVRKGPIFANIVLADEINRAPAKVQSALLEAMAERQVTIGDQSFGLPSPFLVLATQNPIEQEGTYPLPEAQVDRFMLKVKVGYPTRDEEKVIMDRMSGGTSPRAQKVIGLEHLVRARELVHHIYMDEKVKEYILNVVFATREPNKYGLKDLADYIQFGASPRATISLAQAARAHAFLRHRGFVTPEDVKAIAFDVLRHRIAMTYEAEAEELTAEKIIQRVFDRVEVP